A portion of the Corynebacterium jeikeium genome contains these proteins:
- a CDS encoding metalloprotease, protein MTFRNDFQKSSARAERRSGGGRAIAVGGGGIGGLVLIGLYLLLGGDPGQLGQLTGAQNNQSSQTAQQSPGEDPCKTGEDANSRIDCRMEFTGISVDRVWEEQLPAQAGIEYTNPGLVLFEGSTQSGCGAASSSTGPFYCPADQTAYFDTEFFSTLERMGGGNGPLAQEYVVAHEFAHHIQRLEGTLGRSNYNEPGPDSDAVKIELQADCYAGIWAHYADKGPDAILEPLSDEQVADALKTTKAIGDDTIQQHSGGGVQPDSWTHGSAEQRTKAFLTGYKSGKMSQCDTLERGVYS, encoded by the coding sequence ATGACCTTCCGGAATGACTTCCAAAAGAGCTCGGCTCGTGCCGAGCGACGCTCGGGTGGTGGCCGCGCTATCGCCGTAGGCGGTGGCGGTATCGGCGGCCTTGTCCTCATCGGCCTGTACTTACTTCTCGGCGGCGACCCGGGACAATTGGGACAGCTGACAGGTGCCCAGAACAACCAGTCCTCGCAGACTGCACAGCAGTCCCCTGGCGAGGATCCCTGCAAGACCGGCGAAGATGCCAACAGCCGCATCGATTGCCGGATGGAATTCACCGGTATTTCGGTCGACCGAGTCTGGGAAGAACAACTCCCCGCACAGGCCGGCATCGAGTACACGAACCCAGGCTTAGTCCTCTTTGAAGGCTCCACTCAGTCGGGCTGCGGCGCAGCGTCCTCGTCCACCGGCCCGTTCTACTGCCCCGCCGATCAAACGGCCTACTTCGACACGGAGTTCTTTAGCACCCTGGAGCGCATGGGCGGAGGCAACGGACCGCTCGCACAGGAATACGTCGTGGCCCACGAATTCGCCCACCATATCCAAAGGTTGGAGGGCACACTCGGCCGCAGTAACTACAACGAACCGGGCCCCGATTCCGACGCTGTAAAGATCGAGCTGCAGGCCGACTGCTACGCGGGTATCTGGGCTCATTACGCGGACAAGGGGCCGGACGCAATCCTCGAACCGCTTTCCGACGAGCAAGTTGCCGATGCCCTCAAAACTACGAAGGCCATTGGCGATGACACCATCCAGCAGCATTCCGGCGGTGGTGTTCAACCGGACTCCTGGACCCACGGCTCGGCCGAGCAGCGTACGAAGGCATTCCTCACCGGCTACAAGTCAGGAAAGATGTCTCAGTGCGACACTCTCGAGCGCGGCGTCTACAGCTAG
- a CDS encoding histidine--tRNA ligase, translated as MNSSQKPKKLKPFSAPKGVPDYVPPVSREFEAVRNSFQHRARLAGYEHIELPIFEDTGLFARGVGESTDVVTKEMYTFADRGGRSVTLRPEGTAGVMRAVIEHNLDRGQLPVKLSYAGPFFRYERPQAGRYRQLQQVGVEAIGVDDPALDAEVIALADACFRGIGLEGFRLELTSLGDNTCRPEYRAKLQEFLFDLPLDEETRHRANINPLRVLDDKRPEMQEMLADAPLMLDHLSDSARGHFEAVTGLLDDMKVPYVINPRMVRGLDYYTKTCFEFVHDGLGAQSGIGGGGRYDGLMAQLGGQELSGIGFGLGVDRALLALEAEGKHASDGRRVDVYGVALGEEAAHAMAVQINKLRQAGIRADMSYGGRGLKGAMKGADRAGARFALVLGESELAAGEVQLKNLESHEQHAVALDALVQELQSRI; from the coding sequence GTGAACTCTAGCCAGAAGCCAAAGAAGTTGAAGCCATTCTCCGCGCCCAAGGGCGTGCCGGATTACGTCCCGCCGGTCTCCCGCGAATTCGAGGCGGTGCGAAACTCATTCCAGCACCGCGCACGACTTGCGGGCTATGAGCACATTGAGCTGCCAATTTTCGAGGACACCGGGCTTTTTGCACGTGGCGTAGGTGAATCGACGGACGTCGTCACCAAGGAGATGTACACGTTCGCCGACCGCGGCGGCCGCTCCGTCACCCTGCGCCCGGAGGGTACCGCGGGCGTGATGCGCGCGGTCATTGAGCACAATTTGGATCGCGGTCAGTTGCCGGTCAAGCTTTCCTACGCGGGGCCATTCTTCCGCTATGAACGCCCGCAGGCAGGCCGTTACCGTCAGTTGCAGCAGGTGGGCGTAGAGGCAATCGGCGTCGATGATCCTGCGCTGGACGCTGAAGTCATCGCGCTTGCCGACGCATGCTTCCGCGGTATCGGACTCGAAGGCTTCCGCCTTGAACTGACAAGCCTTGGCGACAACACCTGCCGCCCTGAATATCGCGCTAAGCTGCAGGAGTTCTTGTTTGACCTGCCTCTGGATGAGGAAACGCGCCACCGTGCAAACATCAACCCGCTGCGCGTCCTCGACGATAAGCGACCGGAAATGCAGGAAATGCTTGCCGACGCGCCGCTGATGCTGGACCACCTTTCTGACAGCGCTCGCGGTCACTTTGAAGCTGTGACTGGACTGTTGGATGACATGAAGGTGCCCTATGTCATCAATCCTCGAATGGTGCGCGGACTGGACTACTACACCAAGACGTGCTTCGAGTTTGTTCACGACGGCCTTGGTGCTCAGTCGGGTATCGGCGGCGGTGGTCGCTACGACGGGCTGATGGCGCAGCTAGGCGGCCAAGAGCTGTCTGGAATTGGCTTTGGTTTGGGTGTGGATCGCGCGCTGCTCGCACTGGAAGCAGAGGGCAAGCATGCCAGCGATGGTCGACGCGTCGATGTGTATGGTGTTGCGCTCGGTGAAGAAGCCGCTCACGCTATGGCGGTGCAGATCAATAAGCTGCGCCAAGCGGGTATCCGCGCAGATATGTCCTACGGCGGCCGCGGTCTGAAGGGCGCGATGAAGGGTGCCGATCGCGCTGGAGCCCGATTTGCGTTGGTCCTCGGCGAGTCTGAATTGGCCGCGGGCGAGGTTCAGCTGAAGAACCTTGAGTCCCACGAGCAGCACGCAGTCGCCCTAGATGCACTGGTTCAGGAGTTGCAGTCGCGCATCTAG
- the secD gene encoding protein translocase subunit SecD: MNSKSRSGANTFKRNWPQWLLALFVGFLILTYALVFFTGGGSAKPKLGIDLQGGTRVTLVPQGEKPTRDQLDQARKILENRVNGMGVSGAQVVTDGDTLVITVPGEDSQEARTLGQTSQLFFRPVEQPTQGPDEAAFGEVVKKTAEDWVSVGVLSKEDATKRVDDLYKDMNETQKRAIDAFKEQNPDQPVPEELSKSLGEAPKLDATAPAKPANSIEAAELRTKVRDVLLATRQSEDPTTQFAAAALMTCDNRDAVDPLQGADDPAKPLVTCAPEGGKAIFLGKAPLLIGQEDEAKGQRLSGDAIDTNAPINGGYDQQSGQIQVSFSFKSGKNDTGARTWTKLTNDYLQRQVAIVLDSKVISAPVIQEATPVGSATRITGDFSIDEAQGLANNLRYGALPLSFAGEDGEPGGTTTTIPAMLGSASLEAGLLAGIIGIALIVVYAIALYRGLGVISLVSLAAAGAMVYGVLVLLGRWIGYSLDLAGIAGIIISIGVTADSFIVFFERIKDEIRAGRTFRSAVPHAWRRARRTILSGNFVSIIAAVVLYILAVGDVRGFAFTLGLSTAFDIVTAFLVTAPLVILATRKWPALSKPSMNGFGSVMEIAQRNKTVAAGKKAGASDASASTAADTGAAHSSANEGK; this comes from the coding sequence TTGAACAGCAAATCCAGATCCGGTGCGAATACATTCAAGAGGAACTGGCCGCAGTGGCTGTTGGCACTGTTTGTTGGCTTCCTCATCCTTACGTACGCACTCGTCTTTTTCACCGGCGGCGGATCAGCCAAGCCAAAGTTGGGCATCGACTTGCAGGGTGGTACCCGAGTAACCTTGGTGCCGCAGGGCGAAAAGCCGACGCGCGATCAGCTGGACCAGGCTCGCAAGATTCTGGAGAACCGCGTAAACGGCATGGGCGTCAGCGGCGCTCAAGTTGTCACCGACGGTGACACGCTGGTCATTACCGTGCCGGGTGAAGACTCACAGGAGGCGCGTACGCTCGGCCAGACTTCGCAGCTCTTCTTCCGTCCGGTAGAACAGCCCACCCAGGGCCCTGATGAAGCTGCCTTTGGCGAGGTAGTTAAGAAGACTGCTGAAGATTGGGTGTCAGTCGGTGTCCTGTCGAAGGAGGACGCCACCAAGCGTGTTGATGACCTCTACAAGGACATGAACGAAACGCAGAAGCGTGCAATTGATGCCTTCAAGGAACAGAACCCAGATCAGCCGGTTCCCGAGGAGCTGTCCAAGTCGCTGGGCGAGGCCCCGAAGTTGGACGCAACAGCTCCGGCAAAGCCGGCGAACTCAATTGAAGCGGCCGAGCTGCGTACGAAGGTTCGTGACGTGCTGTTGGCGACTCGCCAGTCCGAAGACCCAACGACACAGTTTGCAGCCGCTGCGCTGATGACCTGCGATAACCGCGATGCAGTTGATCCGCTACAGGGGGCCGATGACCCGGCCAAGCCGCTGGTGACCTGTGCGCCCGAAGGCGGTAAAGCCATCTTCCTGGGCAAGGCTCCGCTGTTGATTGGGCAGGAGGACGAGGCCAAGGGCCAGCGTCTGTCCGGCGACGCTATTGATACCAATGCGCCGATTAACGGTGGTTACGATCAGCAGTCTGGTCAGATTCAGGTCTCCTTTAGCTTCAAGTCCGGGAAGAATGACACCGGCGCTCGCACATGGACCAAGTTGACCAATGACTACCTGCAGCGGCAGGTCGCTATCGTGTTGGACTCGAAGGTCATTTCCGCCCCGGTGATTCAGGAGGCAACCCCAGTTGGTTCTGCCACCCGCATCACGGGCGACTTCTCAATCGACGAGGCACAGGGGCTGGCCAATAACCTGCGTTATGGTGCACTGCCGCTGTCGTTCGCAGGTGAGGACGGCGAGCCGGGCGGCACCACCACGACTATCCCGGCCATGCTTGGTTCGGCTTCCTTGGAAGCCGGTCTGCTTGCCGGCATTATCGGTATCGCCCTGATTGTCGTCTACGCGATTGCTCTCTACCGCGGCCTGGGCGTGATTTCGCTGGTTTCGCTGGCAGCAGCTGGAGCGATGGTCTACGGCGTCCTTGTCCTTCTTGGTCGTTGGATTGGCTACTCGCTCGATCTCGCTGGCATCGCCGGCATCATCATCTCTATCGGCGTAACGGCTGACTCCTTCATCGTCTTCTTCGAACGCATTAAGGACGAAATCCGCGCGGGTAGAACTTTCCGCTCCGCGGTTCCGCACGCTTGGCGACGAGCACGGCGCACCATCCTATCGGGTAACTTTGTGTCCATCATTGCGGCTGTGGTTCTTTACATCCTGGCCGTTGGCGATGTCCGCGGTTTCGCGTTCACACTTGGTCTCTCCACAGCATTCGACATTGTGACGGCTTTCCTCGTGACTGCGCCGTTGGTCATCCTGGCTACTCGTAAGTGGCCAGCTTTGTCCAAGCCGTCGATGAACGGCTTCGGCTCGGTCATGGAGATTGCACAGAGGAATAAGACTGTAGCTGCCGGTAAGAAGGCCGGAGCCTCCGATGCCTCCGCCAGTACGGCTGCCGACACCGGTGCAGCTCACTCCAGCGCGAATGAGGGGAAGTAG
- a CDS encoding MBL fold metallo-hydrolase: MEIFGFAAGPFQTNCYVATGAPEMDGLSTPCVIVDPGMGAFEVVRGEVEKRDWKPEAILLTHGHIDHVRDVAEASDFWDIPVFIHESDNVLLANPKLGGSSFGHLFDIDSMQAYTEADFFEDGDEVKWAGLNFEVIHAPGHSPGCVMLRASDGEDEIVFSGDVLFKGAIGRVDLPGSSPEHMQQSLKDKVLPLADDLMILPGHGSASSIGEERATNPFLQNLT, from the coding sequence ATGGAGATATTTGGTTTTGCAGCCGGCCCTTTTCAGACCAACTGCTACGTGGCAACAGGCGCTCCGGAAATGGACGGCCTGTCCACCCCATGCGTCATTGTTGACCCGGGCATGGGGGCGTTCGAGGTAGTACGCGGCGAGGTCGAGAAGCGAGATTGGAAGCCGGAAGCAATTCTGCTGACCCATGGTCATATCGACCATGTCCGCGATGTCGCGGAGGCCTCCGACTTCTGGGATATCCCCGTCTTCATTCACGAAAGCGACAATGTGTTGCTGGCCAATCCGAAGCTCGGCGGTTCTTCTTTCGGACACCTCTTTGACATCGATTCTATGCAGGCTTATACGGAAGCCGATTTCTTCGAGGATGGCGACGAAGTAAAGTGGGCAGGGTTGAATTTCGAAGTCATTCACGCTCCGGGTCACTCTCCGGGATGCGTGATGCTGCGCGCTTCCGATGGGGAAGATGAGATTGTCTTCAGCGGGGACGTCCTCTTTAAGGGGGCTATCGGTCGCGTAGATTTGCCGGGCAGTAGTCCGGAGCACATGCAGCAGTCGTTGAAGGATAAGGTCCTCCCGCTGGCGGATGACCTCATGATTCTTCCGGGCCATGGCTCCGCATCGTCGATAGGCGAGGAGCGCGCGACCAACCCGTTCCTGCAAAACCTCACCTAG
- the secF gene encoding protein translocase subunit SecF — protein sequence MNTTQTNPALITEPESVNDDSFFRRLYTGEGGINIVGKRKRWYQIAVAIIVVAFAAMLIRGFSFGIDFEGGTKMTMPPASVTTEQAEEVFTEATGVKPELVQIIGSGEGRILEITSEKLTQDQINSARIALNDAFKPVDVQGQQTPDAIGDSTVSESWGSSITNRMLLAAVVFLGLVFIYITIHFERDMAIAAILALVVDAIVIMGIYALIGLDVTPATIIGLLTVLSFSLYDTVVVFDKVDENTAGYRSSTRRSYAELVNLAVNQTIMRSINTTVSTLLPILALMVIAVGMLGVGTLKDLALVQLIGIIQGTFSSIFLASSLLVSLKSRQREYRKHEEAVLSARAKASEGAGSGTDSATTDVAEDSGSKEPSASEMEQSTSKRTVTTPKLEGDEDKPLSWRPGQ from the coding sequence ATGAATACTACTCAGACGAATCCGGCGCTAATCACTGAGCCAGAAAGCGTGAATGACGACTCCTTCTTCCGCCGCCTCTACACCGGCGAGGGTGGAATCAACATCGTCGGCAAGCGGAAGCGCTGGTACCAGATTGCCGTCGCCATCATCGTTGTTGCTTTCGCAGCGATGCTGATTCGCGGGTTCAGCTTCGGTATCGACTTCGAGGGCGGTACCAAGATGACTATGCCGCCGGCCTCAGTGACAACTGAGCAGGCCGAGGAGGTTTTCACCGAGGCGACCGGCGTGAAGCCGGAGCTGGTGCAAATTATCGGTTCTGGTGAGGGCCGAATCCTGGAGATCACCTCTGAGAAGCTGACTCAGGACCAGATTAATAGTGCTCGTATCGCGTTGAATGATGCATTCAAGCCCGTCGATGTGCAGGGGCAGCAGACCCCGGATGCCATTGGTGACTCGACCGTGTCGGAGTCGTGGGGCTCTTCGATTACCAACCGAATGCTGCTGGCTGCAGTGGTGTTCCTGGGTCTGGTGTTCATCTACATCACCATTCACTTCGAGCGCGACATGGCCATTGCCGCAATTCTCGCCCTGGTTGTGGATGCAATCGTGATTATGGGAATCTACGCGCTCATTGGTCTTGACGTCACCCCGGCAACCATTATCGGCTTGCTGACAGTGCTGTCGTTCTCCCTGTACGACACCGTCGTGGTTTTCGACAAGGTCGACGAGAACACGGCAGGCTATCGTTCATCGACCCGTAGAAGTTACGCCGAGTTGGTGAACCTGGCGGTCAACCAAACCATCATGCGTTCTATCAACACCACGGTGTCGACGCTCCTGCCAATCCTGGCACTGATGGTCATCGCCGTGGGCATGCTGGGGGTCGGAACGCTGAAGGACCTTGCACTCGTTCAGCTCATCGGCATTATTCAAGGTACGTTCTCTTCGATCTTCCTGGCTTCGTCGCTGTTGGTGTCTCTCAAGTCGCGGCAGCGTGAATACCGCAAGCATGAAGAGGCGGTACTGTCTGCTCGCGCAAAGGCCTCTGAGGGGGCAGGATCGGGCACCGATTCCGCCACCACTGATGTTGCGGAGGACTCGGGCTCGAAGGAGCCGTCGGCAAGCGAGATGGAGCAGTCGACGTCGAAACGAACGGTGACGACTCCGAAGCTTGAGGGCGATGAAGACAAGCCGCTGTCCTGGCGTCCGGGGCAGTAG
- a CDS encoding bifunctional (p)ppGpp synthetase/guanosine-3',5'-bis(diphosphate) 3'-pyrophosphohydrolase, whose protein sequence is MAEGPARRYGARLARSLTGNRTKTRPVLDPLVAVHRQVHPRADLAVLQRAYDTAERLHDGVYRKSGEPYITHPLAVATIAAEIGMDTTTLVAALLHDTVEDTDYTLEDLERDFGPEVARLVDGVTKLDKVALGSAAEAETVRKMIIAMSQDPRVLVIKVADRLHNMRTMRFLPPEKQAKKARETLEVIAPLAHRLGMASVKWELEDLSFAILYPKKYDEIVRLVADRAPQRDRYIQEVSEMIQKDLKESHIAAEVQGRPKHYWSIYQKMIVRGHEFDEIFDLVGLRVLVDTTKDCYAAMGAVHSLFKPMPGRFKDYISAPRFGVYQSLHTTVIGPGGSPLEVQIRTHEMHYNAEYGIAAHWRYKETKGSHKGDSAEVDQMAWMRQLLDWQREAADPNEFLDSLRYDLSVTEIFAFTPKGDVITLPADSTPVDFAYAVHTEVGHRCIGAKVNGKLVALESPLKTGDRVEIFTSKDADSGPSKDWEKFVKTPRARAKIRQWFAKERREEALDAGRDALAAEVQRGGLPMHRLFTPASIKQIASELHYADVDALYTAIGKGQVSAQHVTHRLMAQFSSADDAEEQLVSRTPISKMNVHNTPRRADSTGVLVEGSADMAAKLAKCCTPVPGDAIFGFVTRGGGVSVHRTDCTNAEKLHQEPERIIEVSWATDSSGAVFMVTVQIEALDRHGLLSEITRVFSDQKVSILSTSSHTSDDRVAVMRFSFEVSDTKQMGYIFNILRGVEGVFDVYRITSGQ, encoded by the coding sequence ATGGCTGAAGGGCCCGCACGCCGTTATGGTGCCCGCCTAGCGCGAAGCCTTACCGGCAACAGAACGAAAACCCGCCCGGTGCTAGATCCCCTTGTCGCGGTGCATCGACAGGTGCATCCGCGCGCAGATTTGGCTGTGCTTCAGCGTGCCTACGATACCGCCGAGCGCCTTCACGACGGCGTGTACCGGAAATCCGGCGAGCCATACATCACTCACCCGCTTGCAGTCGCCACTATTGCCGCCGAGATCGGCATGGATACCACCACGCTGGTGGCAGCGCTGCTACATGACACGGTCGAAGATACCGATTACACGCTGGAGGACCTGGAGCGGGACTTCGGCCCAGAAGTCGCACGACTGGTCGACGGCGTGACCAAATTGGATAAGGTCGCGTTGGGCTCCGCCGCCGAGGCAGAGACCGTGCGAAAGATGATTATCGCCATGAGCCAGGACCCGCGCGTGCTGGTTATCAAGGTGGCTGACCGGCTGCATAACATGCGCACAATGCGCTTCCTGCCGCCGGAAAAGCAGGCTAAGAAGGCCCGTGAGACCCTCGAGGTGATTGCACCGCTGGCGCATCGTTTGGGAATGGCCAGCGTGAAGTGGGAGTTGGAAGATCTCTCCTTCGCCATTTTGTACCCGAAGAAGTACGACGAGATTGTGCGTTTGGTCGCAGATCGAGCGCCGCAGCGGGACCGGTACATCCAGGAAGTCTCCGAGATGATTCAGAAGGATCTGAAGGAGTCGCACATTGCTGCTGAGGTACAGGGCAGGCCGAAGCACTACTGGTCGATTTATCAGAAAATGATTGTCCGCGGCCATGAGTTCGACGAGATTTTTGACCTGGTCGGACTTCGAGTTCTGGTGGACACGACCAAGGATTGCTATGCCGCGATGGGTGCCGTCCACTCGCTGTTCAAACCTATGCCGGGGCGATTCAAGGACTATATTTCCGCGCCGCGTTTCGGGGTTTACCAGTCGTTGCACACAACGGTCATCGGTCCAGGTGGCTCCCCGCTAGAAGTGCAGATTCGCACCCATGAGATGCACTACAACGCTGAGTACGGCATTGCCGCACACTGGCGCTACAAGGAAACCAAGGGCTCTCACAAGGGAGATTCCGCCGAAGTCGATCAGATGGCGTGGATGCGTCAGCTGCTGGATTGGCAGCGGGAGGCCGCAGATCCTAACGAGTTCCTGGACTCCCTGCGCTATGACCTCTCAGTCACTGAAATTTTTGCGTTCACACCTAAGGGCGATGTCATCACATTGCCTGCGGACTCCACGCCGGTCGACTTTGCCTACGCGGTCCATACTGAAGTAGGTCACCGATGTATTGGTGCCAAAGTCAACGGCAAGCTAGTGGCGTTGGAATCACCGCTAAAAACTGGCGACCGCGTCGAGATTTTCACGTCCAAGGATGCCGATTCCGGTCCGTCTAAGGACTGGGAGAAGTTTGTTAAAACTCCACGTGCGCGGGCAAAGATCCGTCAGTGGTTTGCCAAAGAGCGCCGCGAGGAGGCACTCGATGCCGGCCGTGACGCGCTGGCTGCAGAGGTACAGCGCGGCGGTCTGCCGATGCACCGCCTGTTCACTCCGGCGTCCATCAAGCAGATTGCCTCCGAGCTGCACTATGCGGATGTCGATGCGCTCTATACCGCTATCGGTAAGGGGCAGGTCTCAGCGCAGCATGTGACTCACCGGCTGATGGCGCAGTTCTCGAGCGCGGACGATGCCGAAGAGCAGTTGGTCTCCCGCACGCCAATTTCAAAGATGAACGTGCACAACACTCCGCGCCGCGCTGACAGCACGGGTGTGTTGGTAGAAGGCAGCGCGGATATGGCCGCTAAGCTTGCCAAATGCTGTACGCCTGTGCCGGGCGATGCCATCTTTGGCTTCGTCACCCGCGGCGGTGGGGTCAGTGTGCACCGTACGGACTGCACTAATGCGGAGAAGCTGCACCAGGAGCCGGAGCGCATTATCGAGGTCTCCTGGGCAACAGATTCCTCCGGTGCGGTCTTCATGGTTACGGTGCAAATCGAAGCACTTGACCGTCATGGACTGCTCTCGGAGATTACTCGCGTCTTCTCCGATCAGAAGGTCTCAATCCTGTCGACGTCCTCCCATACCTCCGATGACCGCGTTGCCGTAATGCGTTTTAGCTTCGAGGTTTCGGACACTAAGCAGATGGGCTATATCTTCAACATTCTGCGCGGTGTCGAGGGAGTCTTCGATGTCTACCGCATTACTTCTGGTCAGTAG
- a CDS encoding peptidylprolyl isomerase — protein sequence MRTLERELKRRARAEKLKPLGVVVTTLAILLFIGGGIYLLTTAGGADDNEAADESTTPVEPAALTATPVSGEKVPMKRSSPLPETVTCDYPDDGEASKDIDKPATDNVPATGTVTITLKTNQGDIPMELDRAISPCGVNAIEHMAKSDYFNDTVCHRITGGGLNVLQCGDPTGTGTGGPGFKFAGEWPVKDSGLDQNTPLVYPKGSIAMANPSDPDANGSQFFLNWADSQLPPQYTVLGSMTDEGTKTVADIAKNGIEGDGTSDGKPAKEVRIEKAEVK from the coding sequence ATGCGGACGCTCGAGCGCGAACTTAAGCGCCGTGCACGTGCCGAGAAGCTGAAGCCACTGGGCGTTGTCGTAACCACCTTGGCTATCCTGCTCTTTATCGGTGGCGGCATCTACTTGCTGACCACGGCTGGCGGCGCTGACGACAATGAGGCCGCTGATGAATCCACGACTCCAGTCGAACCTGCAGCTCTGACAGCTACTCCTGTCAGCGGTGAAAAGGTTCCAATGAAGCGCTCTTCCCCACTTCCGGAAACCGTGACCTGTGACTACCCGGATGATGGCGAGGCATCGAAGGACATAGATAAGCCAGCTACCGACAACGTTCCCGCCACTGGCACTGTAACCATCACCCTGAAGACTAACCAGGGCGACATTCCGATGGAGCTGGACCGCGCTATTTCACCTTGCGGCGTCAATGCAATTGAGCACATGGCCAAGTCCGACTACTTCAATGACACTGTGTGCCACCGTATTACCGGTGGTGGCCTGAACGTTCTGCAGTGTGGCGACCCGACTGGTACCGGTACCGGCGGCCCGGGCTTCAAGTTCGCTGGCGAATGGCCGGTCAAGGATTCTGGTCTGGATCAGAATACCCCGTTGGTGTACCCGAAGGGCTCTATCGCCATGGCAAACCCGAGCGACCCAGATGCCAACGGCAGCCAGTTCTTCCTCAACTGGGCAGATTCTCAGCTGCCTCCGCAGTACACCGTGCTTGGCTCCATGACTGACGAGGGCACCAAGACGGTTGCGGACATTGCGAAGAACGGTATCGAGGGCGACGGTACCTCTGACGGTAAGCCAGCTAAGGAAGTCCGTATTGAGAAGGCGGAAGTCAAGTAG
- a CDS encoding adenine phosphoribosyltransferase: MSYAHAREALADQIRFVPDFPVEGVLFEDLTPALADATTFALIVDEISAKVEEFGADVIGSLDARGFLLGSAVAYKLGLGVLAIRKKGKLPPPVLTETYELEYGTAALEIPASGFELKGKKAVLVDDVLATGGTLCAARALLETAGVEVTGLCTVLEVEGLGAREKLADLPLYVVNKG; encoded by the coding sequence GTGTCGTATGCACACGCGCGTGAGGCATTAGCCGATCAGATTCGGTTCGTGCCCGATTTTCCAGTTGAGGGCGTACTCTTCGAGGACCTGACGCCGGCGCTTGCCGACGCCACGACGTTCGCCCTGATTGTGGACGAGATTTCCGCCAAGGTGGAAGAGTTCGGGGCTGATGTTATAGGCAGCCTAGATGCGCGTGGATTCCTGCTGGGTTCTGCGGTGGCGTACAAGCTCGGACTGGGAGTGCTCGCTATTCGTAAGAAGGGTAAGCTGCCACCGCCTGTGCTGACCGAGACCTATGAACTGGAATATGGTACGGCCGCGCTTGAGATTCCGGCTAGTGGTTTTGAGCTGAAGGGCAAGAAGGCCGTACTTGTCGACGATGTGTTGGCAACTGGTGGCACCCTGTGTGCAGCTCGCGCCCTGCTGGAGACAGCTGGAGTCGAGGTAACCGGGCTGTGCACCGTGCTGGAGGTTGAAGGGCTGGGAGCTCGGGAGAAGCTTGCTGATCTGCCTTTGTACGTGGTTAATAAGGGGTGA